A genomic window from Candidatus Denitrolinea symbiosum includes:
- a CDS encoding CO dehydrogenase/CO-methylating acetyl-CoA synthase complex subunit beta: MSKYIATRAIRGANALVAEAEAMLDQALAEKGPSAPISFPNTAYYLPTILGMTGKPIEKIGDLKPTLEYARGLLHPAPAKKRWTPYLGETLDSGMATLLAAEAIEAIRFVYRLQPEPMPGFRLAGGTSFTSPDNGAGDGASLDGHLNGPIDDIQLRSWGIQLVDGRMPGFAAIVGCAKSNEVAVKIVRELQRRNILTFLSGNVNGRSVIHQLLEEGVELGYDTYTVPFGTDTISAVYALGFATRSALTFGGLKPGQSREILLYNKERVFAFVLALGEVDDLKYAAAAGAINFGFPVIADTVIPQILPTGVTTYEHVVSMPFNQIEGKDDLEKAERLVQKCIEVRGVKVKVSNVDVPVPYGSAFEGEVVRKADLRVEFGGKYSRAFEFLSMAKLDEVTDGKIEVVGPDFSSVPAQGAMDMGIIIKVAGRQMQQDFEPVLERQVHYFVNGASGIQHIGQRDIAWIRISNMAADKGFNLEHFGKILHARFHEDFGAIVDKVQVSIVTDPARHAEWLDKARAAYDFRNKRLADLTDDKVDEFYSCTLCQSFAPNHVCVVSPERLGLCGAYNWLDCKASFSINPTGPNQPIKLSRLLDERKGYWQGTNDYAKVGSHGVVQEVAMYSIMENPMTACGCFECIVMLIPEANGVMVVSREDTSMTPAGMTFSTLAGIAGGGMQTPGVMGVGKFYLISPKFISADGGFKRVVWMSSVLKESMADEFRAACEREGDPDFMSRIADASVATTVDELLAYLEAHNHPAMAMEPMF, encoded by the coding sequence ATGTCAAAATACATTGCCACCCGCGCCATCCGCGGCGCAAACGCGCTGGTTGCCGAAGCCGAGGCGATGCTCGATCAAGCCCTCGCCGAAAAAGGCCCCTCCGCCCCGATCTCCTTCCCCAACACCGCCTACTACCTCCCCACCATCCTCGGGATGACCGGGAAACCCATCGAGAAGATCGGCGATCTCAAACCGACTTTGGAATACGCCCGCGGCCTGCTTCATCCCGCTCCGGCAAAAAAACGCTGGACGCCCTACCTCGGCGAGACGCTCGACTCGGGCATGGCGACGCTGCTCGCCGCCGAGGCTATCGAGGCGATCCGTTTCGTCTACAGACTTCAGCCGGAACCAATGCCCGGATTCCGCCTCGCCGGCGGGACTTCGTTCACCAGCCCCGATAACGGCGCGGGCGACGGCGCGTCCCTCGACGGACACCTCAACGGTCCCATTGACGACATCCAACTCCGCTCGTGGGGCATCCAGCTCGTGGACGGGCGCATGCCCGGCTTCGCGGCCATCGTCGGCTGCGCGAAATCCAACGAGGTGGCGGTCAAGATCGTGCGCGAACTCCAACGCCGCAACATCCTGACCTTCCTTTCGGGCAACGTCAACGGACGAAGCGTCATCCATCAATTGCTGGAAGAGGGCGTGGAGCTTGGCTACGACACCTACACCGTCCCCTTTGGGACAGACACCATCTCCGCCGTCTACGCGCTGGGATTCGCCACCCGCTCCGCCCTGACCTTCGGCGGGCTCAAGCCGGGGCAGTCGCGCGAGATCCTGCTTTACAACAAGGAGCGCGTCTTCGCCTTCGTCCTCGCCCTCGGCGAAGTGGACGACCTGAAGTACGCGGCCGCGGCGGGGGCGATCAACTTCGGCTTCCCCGTCATCGCCGACACGGTCATTCCCCAAATCCTTCCGACCGGCGTCACCACCTACGAACACGTTGTCTCGATGCCGTTCAATCAAATTGAAGGCAAAGACGATCTGGAAAAGGCCGAGCGCCTCGTCCAGAAATGTATCGAGGTGCGCGGCGTCAAAGTCAAAGTCTCGAACGTGGATGTCCCCGTCCCATATGGCTCAGCCTTCGAAGGCGAAGTTGTCCGCAAGGCTGACCTGCGCGTCGAGTTCGGCGGCAAGTACAGCCGCGCCTTTGAGTTCCTCTCGATGGCGAAGCTGGACGAGGTCACCGACGGCAAGATCGAAGTTGTCGGCCCCGATTTCTCGTCCGTCCCCGCGCAAGGCGCAATGGACATGGGCATCATCATCAAGGTGGCGGGACGCCAGATGCAGCAGGATTTCGAGCCGGTGCTGGAGCGGCAGGTCCACTACTTCGTCAACGGCGCGAGCGGAATCCAGCACATCGGCCAGCGCGACATCGCCTGGATCCGCATCTCGAACATGGCTGCGGACAAGGGCTTCAACCTCGAACACTTCGGCAAGATCCTGCACGCCCGCTTCCACGAGGACTTCGGCGCCATCGTGGACAAGGTGCAGGTGTCCATCGTCACCGACCCGGCGCGCCACGCCGAGTGGCTGGACAAGGCCCGCGCCGCCTACGACTTCCGCAACAAACGCCTCGCCGACCTGACCGACGACAAGGTGGATGAGTTCTACTCCTGCACACTCTGTCAGTCGTTCGCGCCGAACCATGTGTGCGTGGTCTCGCCCGAACGTCTCGGCTTGTGCGGCGCGTATAACTGGCTGGACTGCAAGGCCTCGTTCAGCATCAACCCGACAGGCCCCAACCAGCCCATCAAACTGAGCAGATTGCTCGACGAGCGCAAGGGATACTGGCAGGGGACGAACGATTACGCCAAGGTCGGTTCGCACGGCGTAGTGCAGGAAGTAGCGATGTACTCCATCATGGAGAACCCGATGACGGCCTGCGGCTGCTTCGAGTGCATCGTGATGCTCATCCCCGAAGCCAACGGCGTGATGGTGGTCTCGCGTGAAGATACCTCCATGACCCCCGCAGGCATGACCTTCTCCACGCTGGCGGGCATCGCAGGCGGCGGCATGCAGACTCCGGGCGTGATGGGCGTGGGCAAGTTCTACCTCATCAGCCCCAAGTTCATCTCCGCGGATGGAGGCTTTAAACGCGTCGTGTGGATGTCCTCCGTGCTGAAGGAGTCCATGGCGGACGAGTTTAGGGCTGCCTGCGAACGCGAAGGCGATCCAGATTTCATGTCCCGCATCGCAGACGCGTCCGTCGCGACCACCGTGGATGAACTGCTCGCCTACCTTGAGGCGCACAACCATCCCGCCATGGCGATGGAGCCGATGTTTTAG
- a CDS encoding 2Fe-2 and 4Fe-4S clusters-containing protein has product MQHTLTFTGENIHATVTVPTNTLLADAALRAGIDIGQPCGGQGRCGRCAVQVTEGQVRRRSALRLSPSDVEAGYALACQAVVEGDAVIFVPPQEKIERRLTTDRVVAEVAVPADYDYASAQTVRRISLQLTPPSMDDQTDDWSRLQTAFRLQHGLEPVTCSVSVLRKIGAVLREGAWKVTAIIETPRPSDHAAIRLLDLQPGHADEYAPLWGCAVDIGTTTVSLWLVDLATGKVHAQVAEYNGQIARGEDVISRIIYASKNDGEEEMRQRALDTINNLLETACKRVKLDEGRATPNQIAKVTIAGNSTMIHLLLGIPAASIRLSPFVTAVNHPPEMTGREIGLNIHPEAAVDCLPGVASYVGADITAGALSSGLDAANSVTLFIDVGTNGEIVLGNKDWLVTCACSAGPAFEGAGVVDGMRATTGAIEEVWINNDTFEPTYRVIGGGKPKGICGSGLISLLSEAFITGVVDKGGNVNLAAPTPRVREGAHGGEYVVAWGAETASGADIVLTRVDIDNLLRAKAAVYAGFTVLADMVGIPLESVDRTLVGGSFGKYINVEKAIQIGLLPDMDWSRFEFLGNTSVKGAYLALLDARKREAVAAIAKRMTYIELSADNSFYEAFTSALFLPHTDIRRFPSVAEALKK; this is encoded by the coding sequence ATGCAACACACCCTCACCTTCACCGGCGAAAACATCCACGCCACCGTCACCGTCCCCACCAACACGTTGTTGGCGGATGCCGCGTTGCGGGCTGGGATAGACATCGGCCAGCCCTGCGGCGGGCAGGGACGCTGCGGACGCTGCGCCGTGCAGGTGACGGAGGGACAGGTCCGGCGTCGAAGCGCTCTGCGCCTCTCCCCCTCCGACGTGGAGGCGGGGTACGCGCTCGCCTGTCAAGCCGTAGTCGAGGGCGACGCGGTCATCTTCGTCCCGCCGCAGGAAAAGATCGAGCGGAGACTCACGACCGACCGCGTCGTCGCCGAAGTCGCCGTCCCTGCCGATTACGACTACGCCTCGGCGCAAACGGTCAGGCGTATCTCGCTCCAACTCACCCCGCCCAGCATGGACGACCAGACTGATGACTGGTCGCGGTTGCAGACGGCATTTCGATTGCAGCATGGGCTGGAGCCCGTTACGTGTTCCGTTAGCGTGTTGCGAAAGATCGGCGCAGTCCTTCGCGAGGGCGCGTGGAAGGTCACCGCCATCATCGAAACTCCCCGACCATCCGACCACGCGGCTATTCGACTACTCGACCTACAACCAGGCCATGCAGACGAGTACGCTCCCCTCTGGGGCTGCGCGGTGGACATCGGGACGACAACGGTCTCGCTCTGGCTGGTGGACTTGGCGACGGGCAAAGTCCACGCGCAGGTTGCGGAATACAACGGCCAAATCGCGCGCGGCGAGGACGTGATCTCGCGCATCATCTACGCCAGCAAGAACGACGGCGAGGAAGAGATGCGTCAACGGGCGCTGGACACGATCAACAACCTGCTCGAAACCGCCTGTAAACGCGTCAAACTGGACGAGGGGCGGGCGACGCCCAACCAGATCGCGAAAGTGACCATCGCGGGCAACAGCACGATGATCCACCTCCTGCTGGGAATCCCCGCTGCAAGCATCCGCCTCTCGCCCTTCGTGACGGCGGTCAACCATCCGCCCGAAATGACGGGACGTGAGATCGGGCTGAACATCCACCCCGAGGCGGCGGTGGACTGTCTGCCCGGCGTCGCGAGTTACGTCGGCGCGGACATCACGGCGGGCGCGCTCTCGTCGGGGCTGGACGCCGCCAATAGCGTGACCCTGTTCATTGACGTCGGCACCAACGGCGAGATTGTGCTGGGCAACAAGGATTGGCTGGTGACCTGCGCCTGCTCAGCGGGCCCGGCTTTCGAGGGCGCGGGCGTGGTGGATGGGATGCGCGCCACGACAGGAGCCATCGAGGAAGTGTGGATCAACAACGACACGTTCGAGCCGACTTATCGCGTCATCGGCGGCGGTAAACCAAAAGGCATTTGCGGTTCAGGGTTGATCTCCCTGCTTTCGGAGGCATTTATAACGGGAGTCGTCGACAAGGGAGGAAACGTCAACCTGGCCGCGCCCACTCCGAGGGTCCGCGAGGGGGCGCACGGCGGGGAGTACGTCGTCGCCTGGGGCGCGGAAACCGCGTCGGGCGCGGACATCGTCCTCACGCGCGTCGACATTGATAATCTGCTGCGCGCCAAAGCCGCCGTCTACGCGGGGTTCACCGTGCTTGCCGACATGGTGGGCATCCCGCTCGAAAGCGTGGACAGGACGCTGGTGGGCGGGTCGTTTGGAAAATATATCAACGTGGAGAAGGCCATCCAGATCGGCCTGCTGCCCGACATGGACTGGTCGCGCTTCGAGTTTCTCGGAAATACTTCGGTGAAGGGCGCGTACCTGGCGCTGCTCGACGCGCGCAAGCGCGAGGCCGTCGCCGCCATCGCGAAGCGCATGACTTACATTGAACTCTCCGCGGACAATAGTTTCTATGAAGCGTTCACGTCCGCGTTGTTTCTGCCGCACACGGATATCCGCAGGTTTCCGAGTGTAGCCGAGGCCCTGAAAAAATAG
- a CDS encoding carbon-monoxide dehydrogenase catalytic subunit, which produces MAKKREINQYSADPAARQMLIRAEELGIGTAFTRADEMFPCNIGDRGMCCKNCGMGPCRLVKSGDVGICGATLDTVQARNLTRAIAAGAAAHSDHGRGMAMTLKAAANGKAEGYVIRDIAKLRAVAALYDIPVEGRVPEEIANDLADLYLAQFGQQEGRVILTRRAPAKRIQRWEETGVIPRGIDREVVECLHRTHIGDDQDAAHILQHAVRTALGDGWGGSLLATDISDILFGAPAPILGQANLGVLKEDYVNVVVHGHEPTLSEVIVAASQMPEIIEYAKAAGAKGVSLSGICCTANEILMRQGIPAAGNFLQQELAILTGAVEAMIVDVQCIMQALVGLASNFHTRIITTSPKVKIKGATHIEFNEEHALTIARQILKAAIDNFKNRGQTAIPDVREELVPGFSHEYINYMLGGSYRASFRPLNDAIMSGRIRGVAAIVGCNNPRSQHDYLHTYVARELLKKDVLIVETGCGAIAAAKQGLLLGEAGLSEVGSGLREICETVGIPPILHMGSCVDNSRILTVLTQMAADGGLGDDIDQIPAVGLAPEWMSEKALSIGTYCVASGAYVIFGGASPVGGMPGRVDDSDIVAKYISEGWEKLYGGKMEFIPDPDRMIAAALAHIDKKRAALGLPAWEENKFGRSGDAAMMELEALPLEMKREAIYG; this is translated from the coding sequence ATGGCAAAGAAGCGTGAAATCAATCAGTATTCCGCCGATCCCGCCGCGCGGCAGATGTTGATCCGCGCCGAGGAACTCGGCATCGGGACGGCGTTCACCCGCGCCGACGAAATGTTTCCCTGCAACATCGGCGACCGGGGGATGTGCTGCAAGAACTGCGGCATGGGGCCCTGCCGCCTCGTCAAGAGCGGCGATGTGGGCATCTGCGGCGCGACGCTGGACACGGTCCAGGCGCGCAATCTGACGCGCGCCATCGCGGCGGGCGCGGCGGCCCATTCCGATCACGGACGCGGCATGGCGATGACGCTCAAAGCCGCCGCCAACGGGAAGGCGGAAGGCTACGTTATCCGCGACATCGCAAAACTGCGCGCCGTCGCCGCGCTGTACGACATCCCCGTCGAGGGACGCGTCCCCGAGGAGATCGCCAACGACCTGGCGGACCTGTATCTCGCCCAGTTCGGCCAGCAGGAGGGACGCGTGATTCTCACCCGGCGCGCGCCCGCAAAGCGCATCCAACGCTGGGAGGAAACGGGCGTCATCCCGCGCGGGATCGACCGCGAAGTGGTGGAATGCCTGCACCGCACCCACATCGGCGACGACCAGGACGCGGCGCATATCCTCCAGCACGCCGTCCGCACGGCGCTCGGCGACGGCTGGGGCGGGAGCCTGCTGGCTACCGACATTTCCGATATCCTCTTCGGCGCTCCGGCTCCCATTCTGGGACAGGCCAACCTGGGCGTATTAAAGGAAGACTATGTCAACGTGGTCGTGCATGGTCACGAGCCGACTTTGAGCGAAGTGATCGTGGCCGCCTCGCAAATGCCCGAGATCATCGAATATGCCAAAGCGGCGGGAGCGAAAGGCGTCAGTCTTTCGGGCATCTGCTGTACGGCGAACGAAATTCTCATGCGCCAGGGCATCCCCGCGGCGGGCAACTTCCTCCAGCAGGAACTCGCCATATTGACCGGCGCGGTGGAGGCCATGATCGTGGACGTGCAGTGCATCATGCAGGCGCTGGTGGGGCTGGCGTCCAACTTCCACACCAGGATCATCACGACCTCGCCCAAAGTGAAGATCAAGGGCGCAACCCACATCGAATTCAACGAGGAACACGCGCTGACCATCGCCAGGCAGATCCTGAAGGCCGCCATCGACAACTTCAAAAACCGCGGCCAGACGGCGATCCCGGACGTGCGCGAGGAACTCGTCCCCGGCTTCTCGCATGAATACATCAACTACATGCTGGGCGGTTCGTATCGAGCCTCCTTCCGCCCGCTGAACGACGCCATTATGAGCGGGCGCATCCGCGGCGTGGCGGCCATCGTCGGGTGCAACAACCCGCGCAGCCAGCACGATTACCTGCACACGTACGTCGCGCGCGAACTGCTCAAAAAGGATGTGCTGATCGTCGAGACGGGCTGCGGGGCCATCGCCGCGGCCAAGCAGGGACTCCTCTTGGGCGAGGCCGGCTTGAGCGAGGTCGGAAGCGGGCTGCGCGAAATCTGCGAGACGGTCGGCATCCCGCCCATCCTGCACATGGGTTCGTGCGTGGACAATTCCCGCATCCTGACCGTGCTGACCCAGATGGCGGCAGACGGCGGTCTCGGCGACGACATTGACCAGATCCCGGCCGTCGGTCTCGCGCCCGAATGGATGAGCGAAAAAGCGCTCTCGATCGGGACCTACTGCGTGGCCTCCGGCGCGTACGTCATCTTTGGCGGCGCGTCGCCGGTCGGCGGCATGCCCGGCCGCGTGGACGACAGCGACATCGTCGCCAAATACATCAGCGAGGGCTGGGAGAAACTCTACGGCGGCAAGATGGAATTCATCCCCGACCCGGACCGAATGATCGCGGCCGCGCTGGCGCACATTGATAAAAAGCGCGCCGCGCTCGGCCTCCCCGCGTGGGAGGAGAACAAGTTCGGTCGCAGCGGCGACGCGGCGATGATGGAGCTCGAAGCGCTCCCGCTGGAAATGAAGCGAGAGGCGATCTACGGATAA
- a CDS encoding acetyl-CoA decarbonylase/synthase complex subunit delta produces the protein MPLEIPKDKWPGSVRAVTIGAASADGGTRSKSITIGGQTTLPYLHFEAPTPNQPVVGIEIKSRRPEDWSTLLNEPWGDVMDDPAAWAKKAEEAGAGLLVLGLTLADSPEDAVKAVKSVLAASGLPLVVWGPGQAEKDNELLVPVAEAAKGERLVLGICEDKNYRTIVATAMANGHLVQARTPMDVNLSKQLNILISDMGMPKDRIIMDPTTGALGYGIEYGYSVMQRLRLAALQGDAMTQFPMLVTPGYEAWKTKEAKVGEGVPETWGDWKTRAVNWETYTALALIESGADIVVLRHPESVARVKAAIAELVTA, from the coding sequence ATGCCGCTCGAAATCCCAAAGGACAAATGGCCTGGAAGCGTCCGAGCCGTGACCATCGGCGCCGCCAGCGCGGACGGCGGGACGCGGAGCAAGTCCATCACGATAGGCGGACAAACCACCCTGCCCTATCTGCATTTCGAAGCGCCGACGCCGAACCAGCCGGTGGTGGGAATCGAGATCAAGTCGCGCAGGCCCGAGGATTGGTCAACGCTGCTGAACGAACCCTGGGGCGACGTGATGGACGATCCCGCCGCGTGGGCGAAAAAAGCCGAAGAAGCGGGAGCCGGCCTCCTCGTCCTGGGGTTGACGCTGGCCGATTCTCCCGAAGACGCGGTCAAAGCCGTCAAGTCGGTCCTCGCCGCGAGCGGGCTGCCTCTTGTCGTCTGGGGGCCGGGACAGGCCGAAAAGGACAACGAACTTCTCGTCCCGGTGGCGGAGGCCGCCAAGGGAGAACGTCTCGTCCTGGGCATCTGCGAAGACAAGAACTACCGCACCATCGTCGCCACCGCCATGGCAAATGGTCATCTCGTGCAGGCGCGCACGCCGATGGACGTGAACCTGTCGAAGCAGTTGAACATCCTCATCAGCGATATGGGCATGCCCAAAGACCGCATCATCATGGACCCGACGACTGGCGCGCTCGGTTACGGAATCGAATACGGCTACTCGGTGATGCAGCGCCTGCGCCTCGCCGCGCTGCAGGGCGACGCCATGACCCAATTCCCGATGCTCGTCACGCCTGGCTACGAAGCCTGGAAGACGAAGGAAGCCAAAGTCGGCGAAGGCGTCCCCGAAACCTGGGGCGATTGGAAAACCCGCGCCGTCAACTGGGAGACCTACACCGCGCTGGCGCTGATCGAATCGGGCGCGGACATCGTCGTGCTGCGACATCCCGAGTCGGTGGCGCGAGTGAAAGCCGCGATTGCGGAGTTGGTCACTGCGTGA
- a CDS encoding decarbonylase/synthase complex subunit gamma, protein MALSGIQIYKLLPQTNCKECGFPTCLAFAMKLAAKQVELSSCPYVSEESKKQLAESAAPPIRLVALKGAGAEVKAGNEVVMFRHEKTFYNKPGLFIHVKASDPDLAAKVAAADAYKVNYVGMDFTVDGFALVLDSDAAAAIQTVRGATKRPLILIGDAAALQAGLSACGGETPLLYAADASNADALAELAKGKAALTVKADSLEALADLTQKIQAKGVEDMVLDLGGKNLSEWLTRSTQVRRLALKANFRALGYPVIAFPCDAQDEGIAAAQAIAKYAGFIVLSEFKPELLYPLLVLRENIYTDPQKPIQVQPGVYEINQPKPESPVLVTTNFSITYFSVANEVEGSGLPAWLVVTDAEGMSVLTAWAAGKFDAERIAKAIKGFDVASKVAKKRVVLPGHVAVLSGELEAELPDWEIRVGPREAVDLPAFMKQALN, encoded by the coding sequence ATGGCTCTCTCAGGAATCCAAATCTACAAACTTCTCCCGCAGACCAACTGTAAGGAATGCGGCTTCCCCACCTGCCTCGCCTTCGCGATGAAACTCGCCGCCAAGCAGGTCGAACTTTCCTCCTGTCCCTACGTCAGCGAAGAATCCAAAAAGCAACTGGCCGAGTCCGCCGCGCCGCCCATCCGCCTCGTGGCGCTCAAGGGCGCAGGCGCCGAAGTCAAGGCAGGCAACGAAGTGGTCATGTTCCGCCACGAGAAGACTTTCTACAACAAGCCTGGCCTCTTCATTCACGTCAAAGCCAGCGATCCCGATCTCGCCGCCAAAGTGGCCGCGGCCGACGCGTACAAGGTCAACTACGTGGGCATGGACTTCACCGTGGACGGCTTCGCGCTCGTGCTGGACTCCGACGCGGCCGCCGCCATCCAGACCGTGCGCGGCGCGACCAAACGTCCGCTCATCCTCATCGGTGACGCGGCGGCGCTTCAGGCTGGACTTTCGGCCTGCGGAGGCGAGACCCCGCTGCTCTACGCCGCCGACGCGTCCAACGCCGACGCGCTCGCGGAGCTCGCCAAGGGCAAAGCCGCCCTGACCGTCAAAGCCGACTCGCTGGAAGCCCTCGCCGACCTGACTCAGAAAATCCAAGCGAAGGGCGTCGAAGACATGGTTCTCGACCTCGGCGGGAAGAACCTGTCCGAGTGGCTGACGCGCTCTACGCAGGTACGCCGTCTCGCCCTCAAAGCCAACTTCCGCGCGCTGGGTTATCCCGTCATCGCTTTCCCCTGCGACGCGCAAGATGAAGGCATCGCCGCCGCGCAAGCCATCGCCAAGTACGCGGGCTTCATCGTTTTGAGCGAGTTCAAACCCGAACTGCTCTACCCGTTGCTTGTGTTGCGCGAAAACATCTACACCGATCCGCAGAAACCGATCCAGGTTCAGCCGGGCGTCTACGAGATCAACCAGCCCAAACCCGAAAGTCCCGTGCTGGTCACGACCAACTTCAGCATCACCTACTTCTCGGTGGCGAACGAGGTCGAAGGCAGCGGACTTCCTGCCTGGCTCGTCGTGACGGACGCGGAGGGTATGTCCGTGCTGACGGCGTGGGCGGCGGGCAAGTTCGACGCGGAGCGGATCGCCAAGGCCATCAAAGGCTTCGACGTAGCCAGCAAGGTCGCGAAGAAACGCGTCGTCCTGCCCGGACACGTGGCCGTCCTCTCCGGCGAACTCGAAGCGGAACTCCCCGATTGGGAAATCCGCGTCGGCCCGCGCGAGGCGGTGGACCTGCCGGCGTTCATGAAACAGGCGCTCAATTAG
- a CDS encoding corrinoid/iron-sulfur protein methyltransferase, which yields MYIIGENIHIISEKVKEALAARDREFFMDLAVKQVEAGAKAIDLNLGPRKKDFAEVWPWLVETVETVVDVPLSIDTTNTDGMEAALQSVKKAQPILNSTSAEPERLEKVPALAKKYGAKVIALTMGTSGIPVEADARVNIAVETLIPHLMEIGFNMDDLIIDPLVLTVSGCQQYCPHLIETVRMLQYAWDPAPKISVGLSNVSNAVPNENRPLVNRVYLAMLMGVGLQMMIANPLDQKQNDVIRWVETKDISSPLARVYNRIAERASNSEEPQMDDFDMSDPEQAAIWKTTQILLDKVIYADAYLNN from the coding sequence ATGTATATCATCGGCGAAAACATCCACATTATTTCGGAAAAAGTGAAAGAGGCCCTGGCCGCAAGGGATCGTGAGTTCTTCATGGACCTGGCCGTCAAGCAAGTGGAAGCGGGCGCGAAGGCAATTGACCTCAACCTCGGTCCACGCAAAAAGGATTTTGCGGAGGTCTGGCCGTGGCTGGTTGAGACAGTGGAGACCGTCGTGGACGTGCCGCTTTCGATTGACACCACCAACACAGACGGGATGGAGGCGGCGCTTCAATCGGTCAAGAAAGCGCAGCCGATTCTCAACTCCACCTCGGCGGAACCGGAGCGCCTGGAGAAAGTTCCCGCGCTGGCGAAGAAATACGGCGCGAAGGTCATCGCGTTGACGATGGGGACGAGCGGCATCCCCGTGGAAGCGGACGCGCGCGTCAACATCGCCGTCGAGACGCTGATCCCTCACTTGATGGAGATCGGCTTCAACATGGACGACCTCATCATTGACCCGCTCGTGCTGACCGTTTCGGGCTGCCAGCAATACTGTCCGCACCTGATCGAGACCGTGCGTATGTTGCAGTATGCGTGGGATCCCGCGCCGAAGATTTCCGTCGGGCTGAGCAACGTCTCGAACGCGGTGCCGAACGAGAATCGCCCGCTCGTCAACCGCGTCTATCTCGCCATGCTGATGGGCGTCGGCTTGCAGATGATGATCGCCAATCCGCTCGACCAGAAGCAGAACGACGTCATCCGCTGGGTCGAAACGAAGGACATATCGTCGCCGCTCGCGCGCGTCTACAACAGGATCGCTGAACGCGCGTCCAACAGCGAAGAGCCGCAGATGGATGACTTCGACATGAGCGATCCCGAACAGGCCGCCATCTGGAAGACGACGCAGATCCTGCTGGACAAGGTCATCTATGCGGATGCGTATCTGAATAATTAG